The following DNA comes from Chitinophaga nivalis.
GAGATGCCCGGATGTAAAAGCCGGATGGCAGATTGGTGGTTTAAATTTTTTGAAACGACCCAACATATCAAATGGTGGCATCCGCACGATCATGTAACGCATAGCGGCTGGGATGAACACTGGAAAAAAGGAGAAAGTTATGTGGGGGCTACCATCCATGCTACAGAAGCGCTGGGAGATATTCCACCGGTAGCAGCCACCATAAAATTCCATGATCCGGCGGAATTGTTTGATCCGCAACAGCTGGATGCTGCCTATACAAATAACGAAGCCGGCGCTGTGGTATATGCCCGGATTGGTTTCGGCGATCACGTGAAGATCGATGCCAAGGGTGATCCGCTGGATGGTTACATGGTGCATGTATTCCGCGATACGGCCACTGGTTGCGTGCTGAGAAGCCGCTTTTACCTGGGCGCCAGTGCAAAAGATCCCATCAGGGAAATACCGGATGAACTGGGCCTGGGCCTGATGGTACATTGTTACAGCGAATTTACTTACCTCTCCCGCTTTATACCTTCCCTTTACTACGCGGAGAACAAAACCGGGGACAAGGCGCCACTGCCCTGGTAAAACGGATTCTTTTTTATTATTAAAGATTGCTCATGTCTGAACTATCAAAAGCAGGCAGCCTGGCTATTCTGTTAACCAGCTGTCTGACGATTATGGTGGGTACTGCTATTGCCCCTTCTCTCAACATTATAGCACCCCGGTTACATGTAACTACCCTGGCTACCTGGCTGATTACCCTGCCTTCACTGGGCGTGGTATTATGTGCCCCGCTGGCCGGCTGGTGGATCGACCGTAAGGGGCCGCATACCGTGATGAAATGGGGGCTGGCAGCCTATGGACTTTTAGGAGTAGCCCCTGTCTTTTTGCACACGCCGGGGTTGATACTGGCGAACCGGTTGTTGCTGGGAGGGGCTACAGCGGCGGTGATGGCGTCGGGGACAGCGTTGCTGGCGATATTTTTTCAGGGGCAGGCACGCCTCCGGATGCTGGCCATACAAGGGATGGCGATAGAACTGGGTGGGGTGTTGTTCCTCTTGCTGGGCGGCGCGCTGGGGGAAACAGACTGGCGCTTGCCTTTTATGATCTACCTGTTTGCATGGTGTTGTCTGCTGCTCTTTTTGTGTACGGTGCCGGCAGTCCGGGCAACGGCAGCTATCGGAGACGTACCCACGCCGGCATCCCGTAGTATGACCAAACCCGTACGCCTGATTGTGGCGGGCGCCGTCATCGCCATGGGACTTTTCTTTACCGCCATCGTAGGCATACCGGCTTTCCTGTTCAAGGACTTCGGGTATACGGCGTCGCAGACAGGATACTATATGGGCGCGGTTTCCCTGATAGCAGTGCTGGCGGCCGGGCTGTTGACGGGGATGGTAAAGCGGCTAACGGCAACGTATACACTGATAACAGGATTCGGACTGCTGGCATTGGGGCACCTGCTCCTGTACCATGCCTCCAACCTGCCCGGACTGGCCCTGGCAGCTATTTGTCTGGGTGGTGGCTTCGGGTTTACGGTGCCTTTACTGAATCATCTGATGGTAGAGGAAAGCACCGCCGCCAACCGTGGCCGCAACCTGGGATATTATTCTATGGCCATTTTCGGCGGACAGTTCCTGTCTTCTTTTATGGAACTGTTCACCGGTAGCAGCCGGATGGCTTTTCTCGCTGCGGCCATTGCCGGTACCGGAGTTACGTTGTTGTTGCTCCTGAACCAGCGCCGGTATCTCTCACAAAAATGATTTTATTATCTAACTAAAAATAAATGTATGAAACCAGAAGAAGCAAATCAGCTGCTGGAACCAGGTTACCTGCCTTTTGAAGCAGGGTATA
Coding sequences within:
- a CDS encoding DAPG hydrolase family protein is translated as MKTAENPHAHLFTDINALLSRKPLPIETGIQRLSNGMLLVSVRTEMPGCKSRMADWWFKFFETTQHIKWWHPHDHVTHSGWDEHWKKGESYVGATIHATEALGDIPPVAATIKFHDPAELFDPQQLDAAYTNNEAGAVVYARIGFGDHVKIDAKGDPLDGYMVHVFRDTATGCVLRSRFYLGASAKDPIREIPDELGLGLMVHCYSEFTYLSRFIPSLYYAENKTGDKAPLPW
- a CDS encoding MFS transporter — protein: MSELSKAGSLAILLTSCLTIMVGTAIAPSLNIIAPRLHVTTLATWLITLPSLGVVLCAPLAGWWIDRKGPHTVMKWGLAAYGLLGVAPVFLHTPGLILANRLLLGGATAAVMASGTALLAIFFQGQARLRMLAIQGMAIELGGVLFLLLGGALGETDWRLPFMIYLFAWCCLLLFLCTVPAVRATAAIGDVPTPASRSMTKPVRLIVAGAVIAMGLFFTAIVGIPAFLFKDFGYTASQTGYYMGAVSLIAVLAAGLLTGMVKRLTATYTLITGFGLLALGHLLLYHASNLPGLALAAICLGGGFGFTVPLLNHLMVEESTAANRGRNLGYYSMAIFGGQFLSSFMELFTGSSRMAFLAAAIAGTGVTLLLLLNQRRYLSQK